A stretch of Lathyrus oleraceus cultivar Zhongwan6 chromosome 6, CAAS_Psat_ZW6_1.0, whole genome shotgun sequence DNA encodes these proteins:
- the LOC127097381 gene encoding uncharacterized protein LOC127097381, with product MFFFFAGGLEQQVRQVVKSSVGKCINCGSRADLVEYDKVLKLFFVPVWRWPGKDNLLYCQDCKFLFPQSHSLPPPSNGGSMLPDALKCRYCDRKVGADFTFCPYCGTQL from the coding sequence ATGTTTTTCTTTTTTGCAGGAGGGTTAGAACAACAAGTCCGACAGGTGGTGAAATCCAGTGTCGGAAAGTGCATCAACTGCGGTTCACGCGCTGATCTTGTTGAATACGACAAAGTTCTGAAGCTCTTTTTCGTTCCCGTTTGGCGGTGGCCCGGGAAGGACAATCTCTTGTATTGCCAAGACTGCAAGTTTTTGTTTCCTCAATCTCATTCTCTTCCTCCGCCTTCGAACGGTGGTTCTATGTTGCCGGACGCCTTGAAATGTCGGTACTGTGATCGGAAAGTGGGGGCTGATTTCACGTTTTGTCCTTACTGCGGTACTCAACTGTAA
- the LOC127092415 gene encoding chlorophyllide a oxygenase, chloroplastic: MNAIATASALSLPIFCRTSKLDSKRGLKGKFGVFAVFGEADKKSTWGAIFDVEDPRSKVPQSKGKILDVYQALEVARQDIHYCDWRARQDVLTIMLLHEKVVEVLNPLAREFKSIDTMKKDLAGLQDELADAHRQVHISEARVSTALDKLAYMEELVSDRLLQVQVQDRSTDEVAETSSSPSTSAQSVHTERRRKPKKSLNVSGPVQSYHPNLKNFWYPVAFSNDLKDDTMVPMECFEEPWVIFRGKDGKPGCVQNTCAHRACPLHLGSVNEGRIQCPYHGWEYTTDGKCEKMPSTKMLNVKIKSIPCFEKEGMIWIWPGNDPPTVSLPSLLPPSGFVIHAEIVMELPVEHGLLLDNLLDLAHAPFTHTSTFAKGWSVPSFVNFLTPASGLQGYWDPYPIDMEFRPPCMVLSTIGISKPGKLEGQSTKECATHLHQLHVCLPSSKNKTRLLYRMSLDFAPLLKHVPFMEHLWRHFAEQVLNEDLRLVLGQQDRMNNGANVWNVPVTYDKLGVRYRLWRDALEKGDKQLPFSTYNN; the protein is encoded by the exons ATGAATGCTATAGCTACTGCTTCTGCTCTTTCTCTTCCCATCTTTTGTAGAACTTCTAAGCTTGACTCCAAAAGG GGTTTGAAAGGTAAATTTGGAGTGTTTGCTGTGTTCGGAGAAGCAGACAAAAAAAGTACATGGGGTGCAATCTTTGATGTAGAGGATCCAAGATCTAAAGTACCACAAAGTAAAGGGAAAATTTTGGATGTATATCAAGCTTTAGAAGTGGCTAGGCAGGATATTCACTACTGCGATTGGCGAGCTCGGCAAGACGTGCTTACCATCATGCTCCTCCACGAAAAG GTGGTTGAAGTTCTTAACCCTCTAGCACGTGAATTCAAATCGATTGACACCATGAAAAAGGATCTAGCTGGATTGCAGGACGAATTAGCAGATGCACACAGACAG GTTCATATATCCGAAGCAAGGGTTTCCACTGCTTTAGATAAACTAGCTTACATGGAAGAATTGGTAAGTGATAGGCTATTGCAAGTGCAAGTGCAAGACCGAAGCACGGATGAAGTTGCCGAGACATCCTCTTCTCCGAGTACTTCTGCACAATCTGTACATACGGAAAGAAGAAGGAAGCCGAAGAAAAGCTTGAATGTTTCAGGCCCAGTTCAGTCATATCATCCTAATTTAAAGAATTTCTGGTATCCTGTTGCATTCTCTAATGACTTAAAGGATGATACTATG GTTCCAATGGAATGCTTTGAGGAACCATGGGTTATCTTTAGGGGCAAAGATGGCAAACCTGGATGTGTCCAGAATACATGTGCGCACAGAGCATGTCCCTTGCACCTCGGTTCAGTAAACGAGGGTCGTATCCAATGCCCTTATCATG GCTGGGAATATACAACTGACGGAAAATGCGAGAAAATGCCATCAACTAAAATGCTAAATGTTAAGATAAAGTcgattccatgctttgagaaaGAAGGGATGATCTGGATTTGGCCCGGCAATGATCCCCCAACGGTCTCACTTCCGTCTTTACTACCTCCTTCTGGATTCGTCATCCATGCCGAG ATTGTCATGGAACTTCCGGTCGAACATGGTTTACTTTTGGACAACCTTTTGGATCTTGCTCACGCCCCTTTTACTCATACTTCAACATTTGCAAAGGGATGGAGTGTTCCAAG CTTTGTGAATTTTTTGACACCTGCATCTGGCCTGCAAGGATATTGGGATCCCTATCCCATCGATATGGAGTTTCGACCGCCTTGTATGGTTCTATCAACCATTGGAATTTCAAAGCCCGGTAAACTGGAAGGACAAAGCACCAAAGAATGCGCAACACACCTTCACCAACTTCATGTCTGCTTACCTTCTTCAAAAAATAAAACAAGATTACTATATAGAATGTCGCTGGATTTCGCTCCGCTCCTTAAGCATGTACCCTTTATGGAACATCTATGGAGGCATTTCGCAGAACAG GTGTTAAATGAGGATTTACGGCTCGTATTGGGGCAACAAGATAGAATGAACAATGGTGCAAATGTATGGAATGTGCCAGTTACCTATGACAAACTTGGAGTAAGGTACAGGCTTTGGAGGGATGCATTGGAAAAAGGAGATAAGCAACTACCTTTCAGCACATATAATAATTAA